The Erythrobacter sp. Alg231-14 genome has a segment encoding these proteins:
- a CDS encoding cytidylyltransferase domain-containing protein, with amino-acid sequence MPLKTLALIPARAGSKRVPGKNARLLGGKPLVQWTFDAAQSAQRVDRILLSSDDSDVATIATRAGIDVLVRPAALASDHANSVDVALHALDKEREAGRHWDVLCLLQPTSPFRAPGRVDEGLALLANSPTFEGVVGAVTPNHHPLHCLIQMADGVLSQVVAANSPISANRSQDLPAAWALTGSFYAVRTAALRAHRSFLPPACLPLNCNAPGEEIDIDWPSDFDRAEAHIASTMASV; translated from the coding sequence ATGCCGCTTAAGACATTGGCCTTGATACCCGCGCGCGCCGGATCGAAGCGTGTGCCGGGAAAGAACGCCCGCTTGTTGGGCGGAAAACCACTGGTGCAATGGACTTTTGACGCCGCCCAATCGGCACAGCGGGTTGATAGAATTCTGCTGTCCAGCGACGATTCCGATGTCGCGACCATTGCTACGCGGGCGGGGATCGATGTCCTCGTTCGCCCCGCCGCATTGGCGAGCGATCACGCCAACAGCGTCGATGTCGCCCTGCATGCTTTGGATAAGGAGCGCGAAGCAGGCCGCCATTGGGATGTGCTGTGCTTGTTGCAACCGACATCGCCCTTTCGCGCGCCGGGCAGGGTCGATGAAGGCCTGGCGTTGTTGGCCAATTCTCCGACGTTTGAGGGCGTCGTAGGCGCCGTGACGCCGAACCACCATCCGTTGCATTGCCTCATCCAAATGGCCGATGGTGTTCTGTCTCAAGTGGTCGCCGCCAACAGCCCGATCAGCGCCAATCGCAGCCAAGATCTGCCCGCCGCCTGGGCGTTGACCGGATCGTTCTACGCCGTTCGCACCGCAGCTCTACGCGCGCATCGCAGCTTTCTTCCGCCGGCTTGCCTCCCACTCAATTGCAACGCGCCGGGTGAAGAGATCGATATTGATTGGCCATCCGATTTCGATCGGGCCGAGGCGCATATCGCATCGACTATGGCGTCCGTGTGA
- the asnB gene encoding asparagine synthase (glutamine-hydrolyzing) gives MCGISGYWSFNGRSVPTERIAAMSRVQSHRGPDGDGVFSNGRVTLANQRLAIIDVENGDQPFVSDDGAVALVQNGEIFNYIELAKELRAAGVRLKTGSDTEVLLHAYRHWGPDFVRRLNGMFAIAIWDNRDATLRLYRDRIGVKPLFYTETGDSFVFASEIKSILAAGIAPQLDPEAIDLFLTFNYVPPPHTAFKGIRHLPPGCMAELKAGGPLQVKRWWSLTQRDMIDQSEAAWSGAFLDLFEDAVRLRLRSDVPFGAFLSGGVDSTSVVGFMARNIDGPVRTFSIGFEDPRFDETASAKLAASRFGTDHIAEIVDPDMVSAWPNVMWHLDQPHGDVSFMPTRRVSELASRHVKVVLTGDGGDELFAGYDKYRNFFESRPEHESDAQFRSAYLANISLFDPAEKARLYRPEFAREVDPQASAELLRPHFDESAHWDRLNQALNVDMQLLLPGNNLVKPDRMGMAEGVEARTPMLDYRMMEFAFTMPAQFKLRDGETKYLFKKAVAPMIGEDLAYRKKQMFTVPIGEWFKDRLAPAARATLLGNDAITRTMFDSARMGAYLDAHVAGRENRTREIRALMAIELWARAFLDTDTNASDRAESALYAA, from the coding sequence GTCACGTTGGCGAACCAACGGCTGGCCATCATTGATGTCGAAAACGGCGATCAACCCTTCGTCTCCGACGATGGCGCGGTGGCGTTGGTGCAGAACGGCGAGATTTTCAATTACATAGAGCTGGCCAAGGAATTGCGGGCCGCGGGGGTACGGCTGAAAACCGGGTCTGACACCGAGGTGCTGCTCCACGCTTATCGCCACTGGGGCCCCGATTTTGTCCGGCGGTTAAACGGCATGTTCGCCATCGCGATTTGGGACAATCGCGATGCCACTTTGCGCCTTTACCGCGACCGGATCGGCGTAAAACCACTGTTCTACACAGAGACCGGCGACAGTTTCGTGTTTGCTTCAGAGATCAAATCGATCCTTGCCGCGGGCATCGCCCCGCAATTGGATCCCGAGGCGATCGACCTGTTTTTGACCTTCAATTATGTGCCCCCGCCGCACACGGCGTTTAAAGGGATCCGGCATCTTCCCCCCGGGTGCATGGCGGAATTGAAGGCTGGCGGACCCTTGCAAGTGAAGCGGTGGTGGTCGCTGACACAGCGCGACATGATCGACCAGTCCGAGGCGGCATGGTCGGGCGCATTTCTGGACCTTTTCGAAGACGCGGTGCGATTGCGTCTGCGGTCGGATGTACCTTTTGGTGCCTTTCTTTCGGGCGGCGTGGATTCGACCAGTGTGGTCGGGTTTATGGCCCGAAACATTGATGGGCCGGTGCGTACATTCTCCATCGGCTTTGAAGACCCCCGGTTTGACGAAACGGCCAGCGCAAAACTGGCTGCATCGCGTTTTGGCACCGACCACATCGCCGAAATCGTCGATCCCGATATGGTCAGCGCATGGCCGAATGTGATGTGGCATTTGGACCAACCGCACGGCGATGTATCGTTCATGCCGACCCGGCGAGTGTCTGAATTGGCATCGCGGCATGTGAAGGTCGTTTTGACCGGGGATGGCGGGGACGAATTGTTTGCCGGTTATGACAAGTACCGCAATTTCTTTGAAAGCCGCCCCGAACACGAAAGCGACGCGCAATTCCGCAGCGCTTATTTGGCGAACATCTCTTTGTTCGACCCGGCTGAAAAAGCCCGGTTGTACCGCCCAGAATTTGCGCGCGAGGTTGATCCGCAAGCATCCGCCGAATTGCTCCGCCCCCATTTCGATGAAAGCGCCCATTGGGACCGCCTGAATCAGGCGTTGAACGTCGATATGCAATTGCTGTTACCGGGCAACAATTTGGTGAAACCCGATCGGATGGGCATGGCCGAAGGGGTCGAGGCACGCACACCGATGCTCGATTATCGCATGATGGAGTTTGCCTTCACCATGCCCGCGCAATTCAAACTGCGTGACGGGGAGACCAAGTATCTCTTCAAGAAAGCGGTCGCACCGATGATCGGTGAGGATCTGGCCTATCGTAAGAAGCAGATGTTCACCGTGCCGATTGGTGAATGGTTCAAAGACCGCCTTGCGCCGGCGGCGCGGGCGACATTGTTAGGCAACGACGCGATCACCCGCACAATGTTCGATAGCGCGCGAATGGGCGCTTATCTTGATGCGCATGTGGCCGGGCGGGAAAATCGCACCCGCGAAATAAGGGCTCTGATGGCGATTGAGCTTTGGGCGCGCGCGTTTCTGGACACCGATACAAACGCTTCTGATCGGGCCGAAAGCGCGCTGTATGCCGCTTAA